Proteins encoded by one window of Salvia splendens isolate huo1 chromosome 14, SspV2, whole genome shotgun sequence:
- the LOC121765702 gene encoding inositol-pentakisphosphate 2-kinase-like — MAAKLQAKDAEEWTYRGEGAVNLVLAYCGSSPHFVGKILRIQKVSNDRHECENGHSALVNHESLLWGKFEGIVSAPTKEIAEHVYAQKVMCPLLGSEHVDAGIHVLVSREFLEAVDSKVLCQHPSWRVDAARVNPLRDSVLLIADHSVFPHVSGSLKEDFCVSVEIKPKGGFLPTSEFIAEGNAVKKRIIRFKMHQALKLDQGKISQISQYDPLDLFSGSKDRIQRAFEALFLTPQNNFRVFLNGSIIFGGMGGTADSTSSAVAQSFHDGLKHVISAKDGMHIKGLVDLLTETIFKSGLLNRLLEVQKLDTIDIEGAIHAYYDIISQPCVVCRKIGGKRFSARYSLIHSMQRDDKVKIVRDYLISATAKDLSMMISFKPKINLDEESPHRAVFLETSKQTFCYKVDTN; from the exons ATGGCTGCAAAATTGCAAGCGAAAGATGCAGAGGAATGGACTTACAGAGGAGAAGGAGCTGTGAATCTTGTTCTTGCTTATTGTGGAAGCTCTCCTCATTTT GTTGGAAAGATTTTAAGGatacaaaaagtttcaaatGATAGGCATGAATGTGAGAATGGTCATTCAGCTCTAGTGAACCATGAATCCCTCTTGTGGGGAAAATTTGAAGGCATTGTTTCAGCACCTACAAAGGAAATTGCGGAGCATGTTTACGCGCAGAAAGTAATGTGCCCACTCTTGGGATCAGAGCATGTTGACGCAGGG ATCCATGTTCTTGTGTCAAGAGAATTTTTGGAGGCAGTTGACAGCAAGGTTCTTTGCCAGCATCCATCATGGCGTGTTGATGCTGCCAGAGTTAATCCCCTTCGTGACTCGGTTCTTCTAATTGCTGATCATTCAGTGTTTCCTCATG TTTCAGGATCTCTCAAAGAGGATTTCTGTGTGTCGGTTGAGATAAAG CCCAAAGGCGGATTTCTTCCTACTTCAGAATTTATAGCTGAGGGAAATGCAGTTAAAAAGAGAATTATTCGATTTAAGATGCACCAAGCTCTAAAATTAGATCAAGGAAAG ATATCTCAAATAAGTCAATATGATCCTCTAGATTTGTTTTCTGGATCCAAGGATAGAATACAACGAGCATTTGAAGCCCTCTTTCTTACACCTCAGAATAATTTTCGGGTTTTCTTAAATGGTTCGATTATTTTTGGAGGCATGGGGGGCACTGCAGACAGCACTAGTTCTGCGGTTGCTCAATCATTCCATGATGGACTTAAACATGTTATTTCAGCAAAGGATGGGATGCACATCAAGGGTTTAGTGGATCTTCTCACTGAAACTATTTTTAAGTCTGGCTTGTTGAATCGGCTTCTTGAAGTACAGAAGCTTGATACTATTGATATAGAAGGTGCAATTCATGCCTACTATGACATTATTTCTCAGCCTTGCGTGGTCTGTCGGAAAATAGGTGGAAAAAGATTCTCAGCAAGATATTCATTAATTCATTCAATGCAAAGGGATGATAAAGTGAAAATTGTGAGGGATTACTTGATATCAGCAACTGCAAAGGACTTAAGTATGATGATTAGTTTCAAGCCCAAAATAAATTTGGATGAGGAGTCTCCACATCGTGCCGTCTTTCTGGAAACAAGCAAGCAAACCTTTTGTTACAAGGTGGACACCAATTGA
- the LOC121764238 gene encoding protein Ycf2-like yields MYNGILFYQIGRAVAQNVLLSNCPIDPISIYMKNKSCNEGDSYLYKWYFELGTSMKKLTILLYLLSCSAGSVAQDLWSLPGPDEKNGITSYGLVENDSDLVHGLLEVEGTLVGSSRTEKDCSPFDNDRVTLLLRPEPRNPLDMMQNGSCSIFDQRFLYEKYESEFEEGERQGALDCIERPNELGFPYWSRSFRGKRIIYDEEDELQENGSEFLQSGTMQYQTRDRSSKEQGLFRISQFIWDPADPLFFLFKDQPPGSVFSHRELFADEEMSKGLLTSQMDPPTSIYKRWFIKNTQEKHFELLINRQRWLRTNSSLSNGSFRSNTLSESYQYLSTLFLSNHFTIS; encoded by the coding sequence ATGTATAATGGGATCCTTTTCTATCAGATAGGAAGGGCTGTAGCACAAAATGTACTTCTAAGTAATTGCCCCATAGATCCTATATCTATCTATATGAAGAATAAATCATGTAACGAAGGGGATTCTTATTTGTACAAATGGTACTTCGAACTTGGAACGAGCATGAAGAAATTAACGATACTTCTTTATCTTTTGAGTTGTTCTGCCGGATCGGTCGCTCAAGATCTTTGGTCTCTACCCGGACCCGATGAAAAAAATGGGATCACTTCTTATGGACTCGTTGAGAATGATTCGGATCTAGTTCATGGCCTATTAGAAGTAGAAGGCACTCTGGTGGGATCTTCACGGACAGAAAAAGATTGCAGTCCGTTTGATAATGATCGAGTTACATTGCTTCTTCGGCCCGAACCGAGGAATCCCTTAGATATGATGCAAAACGGATCTTGTTCTATCTTTGATCAGAGATTTCTCTATGAAAAATACGAATCGGAGTTTGAAGAAGGGGAGAGGCAAGGAGCCCTTGATTGTATCGAAAGGCCCAATGAATTGGGATTTCCCTATTGGTCCAGGTCATTTCGGGGCAAGCGGATCATTTATGATGAAGAGGATGAGCTTCAAGAGAATGGTTCGGAGTTCTTGCAGAGTGGAACCATGCAGTACCAGACACGAGATAGATCTTCCAAAGAACAAGGCCTTTTTCGAATAAGCCAATTCATTTGGGACCCTGCAGATCCGCTCTTTTTCCTATTCAAAGATCAGCCCCCTGGCTCTGTGTTTTCACATCGAGAATTATTTGCAGATGAAGAGATGTCAAAGGGGCTTCTTACTTCCCAAATGGATCCTCCTACATCTATATATAAACGCTGGTTTATCAAGAATACACAAGAAAAGCACTTCGAATTGTTGATTAATCGTCAGAGATGGCTTAGAACCAATAGTTCATTATCTAATGGATCTTTCCGTTCTAATACTCTATCCGAGAGTTATCAGTATTTATCAACTCTGTTCCTATCTAATCATTTTACAATATCATAA